In Zingiber officinale cultivar Zhangliang chromosome 1A, Zo_v1.1, whole genome shotgun sequence, a genomic segment contains:
- the LOC122033395 gene encoding glutamine synthetase nodule isozyme-like gives MALLTDLINLNLSDTTEQIIAEYIWIGGSGLDIRSKARTLPGPVTDPSKLPKWNYDGSSTGQAPGDDSEVILYPQAIFKDPFRRGNNILVICDCYTPAGVPIPTNKRYNAAKVFSHPDVAIEEPWYGIEQEYTLLQKDVKWPLGWPVGGFPGPQGPYYCSVGADKSFGRDIVDAHYKACLYAGIQISGINGEVMPGQWEFQVGPAVGISSGDQVWAARYILERITEIAGVVVSFDPKPIQGDWNGAGAHTNYSTKSMRNDGGYEVIKAAIEKLGKKHKEHIAAYGEGNERRLTGRHETADINTFLWGVANRGASIRVGRETEQNGKGYFEDRRPASNMDPYVVTSMIAETTILWKP, from the exons ATGGCTTTGCTCACGGATCTCATTAACCTAAACCTCTCTGATACGACTGAGCAGATCATCGCCGAGTACATATG GATCGGCGGATCTGGTTTGGATATAAGGAGCAAGGCCAGG ACTCTCCCTGGCCCCGTTACTGATCCATCCAAGCTTCCAAAATGGAACTATGATGGTTCGAGCACAGGACAAGCTCCTGGCGATGACAGTGAAGTGATTTTGTA TCCTCAAGCTATTTTCAAGGATCCATTCCGGAGAGGAAATAACATTCTT GTCATCTGTGACTGTTATACCCCAGCTGGAGTGCCAATACCTACTAACAAGAGGTACAATGCTGCTAAGGTTTTTAGCCATCCTGATGTTGCCATTGAAGAGCCATG GTATGGAATTGAACAAGAGTACACACTCTTGCAAAAGGATGTCAAGTGGCCTCTTGGCTGGCCTGTTGGTGGTTTTCCTGGTCCCCAG GGCCCATATTACTGCTCTGTTGGTGCTGATAAATCTTTCGGCCGTGACATAGTTGATGCTCACTACAAAGCCTGTCTTTACGCCGGCATCCAAATCAGTGGTATCAATGGAGAAGTCATGCCTGGCCAG TGGGAATTTCAAGTTGGCCCTGCTGTAGGCATCTCATCAGGTGATCAAGTGTGGGCTGCGCGTTACATTCTCGAG CGGATCACTGAAATTGCAGGAGTGGTTGTCTCTTTTGATCCAAAGCCAATCCAG GGAGATTGGAATGGTGCAGGGGCTCACACAAACTACAG TACCAAATCTATGAGGAATGATGGTGGATACGAGGTTATCAAGGCTGCTATTGAGAAGCTTGGTAAAAAGCACAAAGAGCACATTGCTGCCTATGGTGAAGGTAATGAACGCCGTCTCACTGGACGACACGAAACTGCTGATATCAACACCTTCCTATGG GGTGTTGCCAATCGCGGTGCATCCATCCGGGTGGGTCGCGAGACGGAACAGAATGGCAAAG GCTACTTTGAGGACCGGAGGCCAGCTTCAAATATGGATCCTTATGTCGTTACCTCCATGATTGCAGAGACTACCATTCTCTGGAAACCATAG